One Gadus chalcogrammus isolate NIFS_2021 chromosome 22, NIFS_Gcha_1.0, whole genome shotgun sequence genomic window carries:
- the LOC130376315 gene encoding homocysteine-responsive endoplasmic reticulum-resident ubiquitin-like domain member 2 protein isoform X2 — translation MDPGVADIPVILVIKAPNQKYTDQRINCFENWTVEKLKAHLTDVYPSKPSSKDQRLVYSGKLLLDHLTLKDVLRTDEYHMLHLVCASRTPPPSPKAHGSSNKAPPGPPAGPTSFANPSTSQSGQSQSSDGVQHRTHGPYYPMHPAFMHGLPWNQYSPQPVPPTNPTESPTYNTMTLMWWQQQYFRQYYMHYQAWSASAQQHWRNQPAGAAWPMDASQPPREYRHGNNVNNNNVEGAQAAARPADAPNNNNEEEENRDWLDWVYTMSRTAILISIVYFYSSFSRFVLVMGAILVLNLHQAGWFPFNLENDAQAGEDGALPEDNADPQEGAMDDTLDDDDDDPDEDNGAGADDNGVGADDNTGVGGDEDNDGGAGAEGEGAEDTDVAPQANFLSTTWSFIVTFFMSLIPEGPQNAVN, via the exons ATGGATCCAGGTGTTGCAGACATCCCGGTGATTCTTGTCATCAAGGCACCGAACCAGAAGTACACCGACCAGAGAATTAATTGTTTCGAGAACTGGACAGTGGAGAAGCTGAAAGCCCACCTCACTGATGTTTATCCCAGTAAACCT AGCTCAAAAGACCAAAGGCTGGTGTATTCTGGGAAGCTCCTTTTGGATCACCTTACCTTGAAAGATGTCCTGAGAACG GACGAGTACCACATGCTCCATCTGGTGTGTGCGTCCCgcacccccccgccctccccgaAGGCCCACGGCAGCAGTAATAAGGCCCCGCCgggcccccccgccggccccacG AGTTTTGCTAACCCGTCCACGTCTCAGAGCGGCCAATCGCAGAGCAGCGATGGGGTCCAGCATCGAACGCATGGCCCTTACTACCCCATGCATCCAGCCTTCATGCATGG TTTACCATGGAACCAGTATTCGCCACAGCCAGTTCCTCCAACCAACCCAACAGAAAGTCCCACGTACAACACCATGACCCTTATGTGGTGGCAGCAGCAATACTTCCGTCAGTACTACATGCACTA TCAGGCGTGGAGCGCTTCAGCGCAGCAGCACTGGCGGAACCAGCCTGCCGGCGCCGCGTGGCCAATGGACGCCTCCCAGCCCCCTCGGGAGTATCGCCACGGCAAcaacgtcaacaacaacaacgtggaGGGGGCCCAGGCGGCCGCGCGTCCGGCTGACgcccccaacaacaacaatgaggaggaggagaaccgcgACTGGCTGGACTGGGTGTACACCATGTCGCGCACCGCCATCCTGATCAGCATCGTGTACTTCTACTCCTCCTTCAGCCGCTTCGTCCTGGTGATGGGCGCCATCCTGGTCCTCAACCT GCACCAGGCCGGCTGGTTCCCATTCAACCTGGAGAACGATGCCCAGGCAGGGGAGGACGGGGCCCTGCCGGAGGACAACGCAGACCCCCAG GAGGGAGCGATGGATGACACgctggacgacgacgacgacgaccctGATGAAGATAATGGGGCTGGTGCTGATGATAATGGTGTCGGCGCTGATGATAATACTGGGGTTGGCGGTGATGAGGATAATGATGGTGGAGCTGgtgcagaaggagaaggagcggaGGACACGGATGTTGCCCCCCAGGCCAACTTCCTATCCACCACCTGGTCGTTCATCGTAACATTCTTCATGTCGCTCATCCCCGAGGGCCCGCAGAATGCTGTGAACTGA
- the LOC130376315 gene encoding homocysteine-responsive endoplasmic reticulum-resident ubiquitin-like domain member 2 protein isoform X1 produces MDPGVADIPVILVIKAPNQKYTDQRINCFENWTVEKLKAHLTDVYPSKPSSKDQRLVYSGKLLLDHLTLKDVLRTQDEYHMLHLVCASRTPPPSPKAHGSSNKAPPGPPAGPTSFANPSTSQSGQSQSSDGVQHRTHGPYYPMHPAFMHGLPWNQYSPQPVPPTNPTESPTYNTMTLMWWQQQYFRQYYMHYQAWSASAQQHWRNQPAGAAWPMDASQPPREYRHGNNVNNNNVEGAQAAARPADAPNNNNEEEENRDWLDWVYTMSRTAILISIVYFYSSFSRFVLVMGAILVLNLHQAGWFPFNLENDAQAGEDGALPEDNADPQEGAMDDTLDDDDDDPDEDNGAGADDNGVGADDNTGVGGDEDNDGGAGAEGEGAEDTDVAPQANFLSTTWSFIVTFFMSLIPEGPQNAVN; encoded by the exons ATGGATCCAGGTGTTGCAGACATCCCGGTGATTCTTGTCATCAAGGCACCGAACCAGAAGTACACCGACCAGAGAATTAATTGTTTCGAGAACTGGACAGTGGAGAAGCTGAAAGCCCACCTCACTGATGTTTATCCCAGTAAACCT AGCTCAAAAGACCAAAGGCTGGTGTATTCTGGGAAGCTCCTTTTGGATCACCTTACCTTGAAAGATGTCCTGAGAACG CAGGACGAGTACCACATGCTCCATCTGGTGTGTGCGTCCCgcacccccccgccctccccgaAGGCCCACGGCAGCAGTAATAAGGCCCCGCCgggcccccccgccggccccacG AGTTTTGCTAACCCGTCCACGTCTCAGAGCGGCCAATCGCAGAGCAGCGATGGGGTCCAGCATCGAACGCATGGCCCTTACTACCCCATGCATCCAGCCTTCATGCATGG TTTACCATGGAACCAGTATTCGCCACAGCCAGTTCCTCCAACCAACCCAACAGAAAGTCCCACGTACAACACCATGACCCTTATGTGGTGGCAGCAGCAATACTTCCGTCAGTACTACATGCACTA TCAGGCGTGGAGCGCTTCAGCGCAGCAGCACTGGCGGAACCAGCCTGCCGGCGCCGCGTGGCCAATGGACGCCTCCCAGCCCCCTCGGGAGTATCGCCACGGCAAcaacgtcaacaacaacaacgtggaGGGGGCCCAGGCGGCCGCGCGTCCGGCTGACgcccccaacaacaacaatgaggaggaggagaaccgcgACTGGCTGGACTGGGTGTACACCATGTCGCGCACCGCCATCCTGATCAGCATCGTGTACTTCTACTCCTCCTTCAGCCGCTTCGTCCTGGTGATGGGCGCCATCCTGGTCCTCAACCT GCACCAGGCCGGCTGGTTCCCATTCAACCTGGAGAACGATGCCCAGGCAGGGGAGGACGGGGCCCTGCCGGAGGACAACGCAGACCCCCAG GAGGGAGCGATGGATGACACgctggacgacgacgacgacgaccctGATGAAGATAATGGGGCTGGTGCTGATGATAATGGTGTCGGCGCTGATGATAATACTGGGGTTGGCGGTGATGAGGATAATGATGGTGGAGCTGgtgcagaaggagaaggagcggaGGACACGGATGTTGCCCCCCAGGCCAACTTCCTATCCACCACCTGGTCGTTCATCGTAACATTCTTCATGTCGCTCATCCCCGAGGGCCCGCAGAATGCTGTGAACTGA